The Periplaneta americana isolate PAMFEO1 chromosome 10, P.americana_PAMFEO1_priV1, whole genome shotgun sequence genome includes a window with the following:
- the LOC138708179 gene encoding insulin-like growth factor-binding protein complex acid labile subunit, producing MGPVPVVGLTIALSAAVFGARLGCPEQCVCEYRSYEMWCNATTLVEFPQELVWCPEELAAIKNHVAVLRNGSFSPCGDTLLLLNLTSAGIHVIERGAFDDFYKLQNLDLRDNNITTIWESMFIGLVGIESIFLQNNLIDTVEVGTRSYDGGESYNGVLYLNNNRLKKLESGIPKGISVLYLDHNEIDEVTPDLAVFSLVSLRFISLKGNRIETLKRRAFVGFTDATWFQNEDSPLKNLEHIILDDNRLRDIEPFSFEGLPKVKGINISGNDLRVLNPNIFRALTSLKSLWIVGSGVEEMRPEAFRDLDALEELDLSRNRISFIHGEVFADLPILERLALGYNLISTVSGDMFSGLLELKLLNLTFNRITRLEKASFLGLDGLEVLDLTYNLIESTEPDAFCNLTGLDKLLLDHNRMTKVQPLSFRELPSLRELSLSHNRISSLSPQLDERLSILRTDLYLRGSTVEIPEPREKLSLRRLLVLDLSGNELQDLPPGVFRETARVFSLRLRNNSFRFLRAGALLGLRRVYELSLHDNPLQCDCALLGAYLYTSRNKIDTKLFEKTEPLCEAPALYAGQEWSVALEQVYESAACAPLQPLAAANQAGLFVVGPILLVVIGIVTYYFQKIVRKIVSRY from the coding sequence ATGGGTCCTGTGCCAGTCGTGGGACTTACGATAGCGCTGAGCGCTGCTGTCTTTGGCGCGCGGCTGGGTTGTCCAGAGCAATGCGTCTGTGAATATCGCAGCTACGAGATGTGGTGCAACGCCACGACGCTAGTGGAGTTCCCGCAGGAGCTGGTTTGGTGCCCCGAAGAGCTGGCCGCCATCAAAAACCACGTGGCTGTGCTGCGCAACGGCTCCTTCAGTCCCTGTGGAGACACTCTGCTCCTGCTGAACCTGACCAGCGCCGGCATCCACGTCATCGAGCGCGGCGCCTTCGACGACTTCTACAAACTGCAGAATCTCGACCTACGCGACAACAACATCACCACGATCTGGGAAAGCATGTTTATTGGTCTAGTCGGCATCGAGAGCATCTTCCTGCAGAACAACTTAATCGACACTGTGGAAGTCGGCACCCGCTCATACGACGGGGGAGAGAGCTACAATGGAGTGCTGTACCTCAACAACAACAGACTCAAGAAGCTGGAGTCCGGAATTCCGAAAGGAATAAGTGTCCTATACTTGGACCACAATGAGATCGACGAGGTAACGCCGGACCTAGCAGTGTTTTCTCTTGTCTCTCTGAGATTTATCTCGCTGAAGGGCAACAGGATTGAAACTCTAAAGAGGCGCGCCTTTGTGGGTTTCACCGACGCAACATGGTTCCAAAATGAGGATTCCCCACTCAAGAACTTGGAGCACATCATTCTGGATGACAACCGGCTTCGTGATATCGAGCCGTTTTCTTTCGAAGGACTGCCGAAAGTAAAAGGCATCAACATAAGTGGCAACGACCTGCGAGTCTTGAATCCTAACATTTTCCGGGCCTTGACTAGTCTCAAAAGCCTATGGATAGTCGGCAGTGGCGTGGAGGAAATGCGTCCGGAGGCGTTTCGCGACCTGGACGCGTTGGAAGAACTGGACCTGAGCCGCAACAGAATCTCCTTCATTCACGGCGAAGTGTTCGCCGATCTGCCAATCCTGGAACGCCTTGCACTGGGTTATAACTTGATTTCCACGGTGAGTGGCGACATGTTTAGCGGACTGCTAGAACTGAAGTTGCTTAACCTTACATTCAATCGCATAACGCGTCTCGAGAAAGCCTCGTTCCTGGGCCTGGACGGTCTCGAAGTTCTTGACCTTACGTACAACCTCATCGAGAGCACCGAACCCGATGCTTTCTGCAACCTGACGGGGCTGGACAAGTTGCTTCTGGACCACAATCGCATGACAAAAGTGCAGCCGTTGTCGTTCCGCGAACTGCCGAGCTTGCGCGAGCTCAGCCTGTCCCATAACCGCATCAGCAGCCTGTCTCCGCAGCTGGACGAGCGCCTCAGCATCCTCCGCACAGATCTGTACCTCCGCGGGAGCACCGTCGAGATCCCGGAGCCGCGAGAGAAGTTGAGTCTGCGGCGCCTGCTAGTGCTGGACCTGAGCGGAAATGAGCTGCAGGACCTGCCGCCCGGTGTCTTCAGAGAGACCGCCCGCGTATTCAGCCTGCGTCTGCGCAACAACAGCTTCCGCTTTCTTCGCGCCGGCGCTCTGCTGGGTCTGCGCAGAGTCTACGAACTCAGCCTGCACGACAACCCGCTGCAGTGCGACTGCGCGCTGCTGGGAGCCTACCTGTACACCTCGCGCAACAAGATCGACACCAAATTGTTTGAGAAGACCGAACCCTTGTGTGAAGCGCCTGCGCTGTATGCGGGGCAAGAGTGGTCGGTGGCGTTGGAGCAGGTCTACGAGTCGGCCGCTTGTGCCCCCCTGCAGCCTCTGGCTGCCGCCAATCAAGCGGGGCTCTTTGTGGTCGGGCCAATTCTACTCGTCGTTATCGGAATCGTCACCTACTATTTCCAAAAGATCGTGAGGAAGATCGTCTCCAGATACTAG